One Tenrec ecaudatus isolate mTenEca1 chromosome 12, mTenEca1.hap1, whole genome shotgun sequence DNA segment encodes these proteins:
- the DNAJA3 gene encoding dnaJ homolog subfamily A member 3, mitochondrial isoform X2: protein MAARCSSRWLLVAVGTPRLPAAAGRGAQPSREGAVRACLGRKLSVTAFARPPGARGPGALLTLRPGVSLTGIKNYPFVCTAAFHTSSLLAKEDFYQILGVPRNASQKDIKKAYYQLAKKYHPDTNKDDPKAKEKFSQLAEAYEVLSDEVKRKQYDAYGAAGFDAGAGSSGQSYWRGGPSVDPEELFRKIFGEFSSSSFGDFQSVFDQPQEYIMDLTFNQAAKGVNKEFTVNITDTCERCDGKGNEPGTKVQHCHYCGGSGMETINTGPFVMRSTCRRCGGRGSLITTPCVVCRGTGQAKQRKRVVIPVPAGVEDGQTVRMPVGKREIFVTFRVQKSPVFRRDGADIHSDLFISVAQALLGGTARAQGLYETINVTIPPGTQTDQKIRMGGKGIPRINSYGYGDHYIHIKIRIPKRLTSRQQGLILSYAEDETDVEGTVNGVTNTSTGKRSTGN, encoded by the exons ATGGCGGCGCGGTGCTCCTCACGCTGGCTGCTGGTGGCTGTGGGGACCCCGCGGCTGCCGGCTGCAGCGGGGAGAGGGGCCCAGCCGTCCAGGGAGGGTGCAGTCCGGGCGTGCCTGGGTCGCAAGCTGAGCGTCACCGCCTTTGCGCGTCCGCCGGGAGCTCGAGGCCCGGGGGCGCTGCTGACATTGAGACCCGGTGTCAGCCTCACAG GAATTAAAAACTACCCCTTTGTTTGTACTGCCGCCTTCCACACAAGCAGCCTTTTGGCCAAAGAagatttttaccagatcctgggAGTACCGCGGAATGCCAGCCAGAAAGACATCAAGAAAGCCTATTACCAG CTTGCCAAGAAATACCACCCAGACACCAACAAGGATGACCCCAAAGCCAAGGAGAAGTTCTCCCAGCTGGCGGAGGCCTACGAG GTGCTGAGTGACGAAGTGAAGCGAAAGCAGTATGATGCGTACGGCGCAGCGGGCTTTGATGCCGGGGCCGGCAGCTCCGGCCAGAGCTACTGGAGGGGTGGCCCCTCTGTTGACCCCGAGGAGCTGTTCCGGAAGATCTTTGGGGAGTTCTCGTCATCATCGTTTGGAGATTTCCAGAGCGTGTTCGATCAGCCCCAGGAG TACATCATGGACTTGACCTTCAACCAAGCGGCCAAGGGTGTCAACAAGGAGTTTACCGTGAACATCACTGACACGTGCGAGCGCTGTGATGGCAAAGGGAATGAGCCTGGCACCAAGGTGCAACACTGCCACTACTGCGGCGGCTCCGGCATG GAAACCATAAACACGGGCCCATTTGTGATGCGTTCCACCTGCCGGCGGTGCGGCGGCCGAGGCTCCCTCATCACAACCCCGTGTGTAGTCTGCCGAGGGACAGGGCAGGCCAAGCAGAGGAAGAGAGTGGTGATCCCAGTGCCTGCTG GCGTTGAGGATGGCCAGACTGTGAGGATGCCCGTGGGAAAAAGAGAGATCTTTGTCACCTTCCGG GTGCAGAAAAGCCCTGTGTTCAGGAGAGACGGCGCAGACATCCATTCAGACCTCTTCATCTCTGTGGCCCAGGCCCTCTTGGGGGGCACGGCCCGAGCTCAGGGCCTGTATGAGACCATCAATGTGACG ATCCCCCCGGGAACCCAGACTGACCAGAAGATCCGGATGGGTGGAAAAGGCATCCCCCGGATCAATAGCTATGGCTACGGCGACCACTACATCCACATCAAGATCCGAATTCCCAA GAGGCTGACGAGCCGGCAGCAGGGCCTGATCCTGAGCTATGCCGAGGACGAGACGGACGTGGAAGGGACGGTGAACGGTGTCACCAACACGAGCACTG GAAAACGGTCCACTGGAAACTAG
- the DNAJA3 gene encoding dnaJ homolog subfamily A member 3, mitochondrial isoform X1: MAARCSSRWLLVAVGTPRLPAAAGRGAQPSREGAVRACLGRKLSVTAFARPPGARGPGALLTLRPGVSLTGIKNYPFVCTAAFHTSSLLAKEDFYQILGVPRNASQKDIKKAYYQLAKKYHPDTNKDDPKAKEKFSQLAEAYEVLSDEVKRKQYDAYGAAGFDAGAGSSGQSYWRGGPSVDPEELFRKIFGEFSSSSFGDFQSVFDQPQEYIMDLTFNQAAKGVNKEFTVNITDTCERCDGKGNEPGTKVQHCHYCGGSGMETINTGPFVMRSTCRRCGGRGSLITTPCVVCRGTGQAKQRKRVVIPVPAGVEDGQTVRMPVGKREIFVTFRVQKSPVFRRDGADIHSDLFISVAQALLGGTARAQGLYETINVTIPPGTQTDQKIRMGGKGIPRINSYGYGDHYIHIKIRIPKRLTSRQQGLILSYAEDETDVEGTVNGVTNTSTGGRPVDSSTGGEARQDKEGFLSKLKKMFTS; encoded by the exons ATGGCGGCGCGGTGCTCCTCACGCTGGCTGCTGGTGGCTGTGGGGACCCCGCGGCTGCCGGCTGCAGCGGGGAGAGGGGCCCAGCCGTCCAGGGAGGGTGCAGTCCGGGCGTGCCTGGGTCGCAAGCTGAGCGTCACCGCCTTTGCGCGTCCGCCGGGAGCTCGAGGCCCGGGGGCGCTGCTGACATTGAGACCCGGTGTCAGCCTCACAG GAATTAAAAACTACCCCTTTGTTTGTACTGCCGCCTTCCACACAAGCAGCCTTTTGGCCAAAGAagatttttaccagatcctgggAGTACCGCGGAATGCCAGCCAGAAAGACATCAAGAAAGCCTATTACCAG CTTGCCAAGAAATACCACCCAGACACCAACAAGGATGACCCCAAAGCCAAGGAGAAGTTCTCCCAGCTGGCGGAGGCCTACGAG GTGCTGAGTGACGAAGTGAAGCGAAAGCAGTATGATGCGTACGGCGCAGCGGGCTTTGATGCCGGGGCCGGCAGCTCCGGCCAGAGCTACTGGAGGGGTGGCCCCTCTGTTGACCCCGAGGAGCTGTTCCGGAAGATCTTTGGGGAGTTCTCGTCATCATCGTTTGGAGATTTCCAGAGCGTGTTCGATCAGCCCCAGGAG TACATCATGGACTTGACCTTCAACCAAGCGGCCAAGGGTGTCAACAAGGAGTTTACCGTGAACATCACTGACACGTGCGAGCGCTGTGATGGCAAAGGGAATGAGCCTGGCACCAAGGTGCAACACTGCCACTACTGCGGCGGCTCCGGCATG GAAACCATAAACACGGGCCCATTTGTGATGCGTTCCACCTGCCGGCGGTGCGGCGGCCGAGGCTCCCTCATCACAACCCCGTGTGTAGTCTGCCGAGGGACAGGGCAGGCCAAGCAGAGGAAGAGAGTGGTGATCCCAGTGCCTGCTG GCGTTGAGGATGGCCAGACTGTGAGGATGCCCGTGGGAAAAAGAGAGATCTTTGTCACCTTCCGG GTGCAGAAAAGCCCTGTGTTCAGGAGAGACGGCGCAGACATCCATTCAGACCTCTTCATCTCTGTGGCCCAGGCCCTCTTGGGGGGCACGGCCCGAGCTCAGGGCCTGTATGAGACCATCAATGTGACG ATCCCCCCGGGAACCCAGACTGACCAGAAGATCCGGATGGGTGGAAAAGGCATCCCCCGGATCAATAGCTATGGCTACGGCGACCACTACATCCACATCAAGATCCGAATTCCCAA GAGGCTGACGAGCCGGCAGCAGGGCCTGATCCTGAGCTATGCCGAGGACGAGACGGACGTGGAAGGGACGGTGAACGGTGTCACCAACACGAGCACTG GTGGCAGGCCCGTGGATAGCTCTACAGGAGGCGAGGCTAGGCAGGACAAGGAGGGCTTCCTTTCCAAACTTAAGAAAATGTTTACCTCCTGA